The Amycolatopsis umgeniensis DNA segment TTCCAGTGCGGAGATCAAGTCGTCCACCGTGCCGGCGCCCGCCTGCCGGAGGATCTCCTCCTGTCCGGCCATCCGTTCCAGGCAGCCGTTCGCGCCGCAGGAACAAGGCGGGCCGTCGGGCGCCACGGGCAGGTGGCCGATCTCGCCGCCCGCGCCGCGGACACCCTCGAACAGGGCGCGGTCCAGCACGATCCCCGCGCCGATCCCGATCTCGCCGGACACGTGGACGAAATCGGGCAACGCCGAGCCGTGCCAGAGTTCGGCGAGCGCGGCGAAGTTGGCTTCGTTGGCGACGGTGAAGGTCTCGCCGAGCCGGTCCGCGAGGTCGACATCGCGCCAGCCGAGGTTGGGGGCGAGCCGCACGAGACCGGATTCGACCAGGCCCGGCACCGCGATGCCCACACCGCCGACGGGGACCCCCAGCGAGTCCGCCCGCTTCCGCGCCTTGTGCAGGAACGCCGACACGCGCTGGAACACGCGCGGGGTCCGGTTGTCCGCGTATCGGACTTCCTCGGCCCGGACGGTGCCGGTCAGATCGACGAGGCAGTACGCGAGGTAGTCGACGCCGATCTCGATGCCGAGGCCGTGCGGGCCGGTGGGGGACAGGGAGACGACGGTGCCGCGCCGTCCGGGGCCGACGCGGCGCTCGGGCTCGCCTTCGGCCACGAGATCCGCCGCGATCAGGCGGTCGACCACGCTCGACACGGTGGCCTTCGTGAGCCCGGTGGCGGCGGCGAGGCCCGCCCGTGAGGTGCCGGGGCCGTCCGCGATGGCACCGAGGACGAGGGCGGCGTTGTGCTGCCGCACGGTGTGCTGTCCAGCCGGACGCGTGCCGATCATCGCGCGAGTGTATTCGTTCGATGCCTGAACGAAAGCCTTGACCCGCCGCGGTCGGCGTCGATAAGTTCAGGCATCAAACTAATGGGAGGCGTGATGGCTCAGGCACCGACGCGTGCGGACAAGTTCAGCTTCGGGCTCTGGACCGTGGGCTGGCAGGCGAACGACATGTTCGGCCCGGCGAGCCGGGGACCGCTCGACCCGGTCGAGGCCGTGCACCGGCTCTCGGACCTCGGCGCCTGGGGTGTCACCTTCCACGACGACGACCTCGTCCCGTTCGGCTCGGACGACGCCGAGCGGGCGCGGCACCTGAAGCGGTTCCAGGGCACGCTCGCCGAAACCGGCCTCGTCGTCCCGATGGTGACCACGAACCTGTTCAGCCACCCCGTCTTCAAGGACGGCGGCCTGACGAGCAACGACCGCGACGTCCGCCGCTACGCGCTGCGGAAGGTGCTGCGGAATCTCGACCTCGCCGCCGAACTGGGCGCGTCGACCTTCGTGCTCTGGGGCGGCCGCGAAGGCAGCGAGACCGATGCCGCGAAGGACGTCCGCGCGGCGCTGGACCGCTACCGCGAGGGCATCGACTTCCTCGCCCAGTACGTCATTGACCAGGGCTACGGCCTCCGGCTCGCGCTCGAACCGAAGCCGAACGAACCGCGCGGCGACATCCTGCTGCCGACCGTCGGGCACGCGCTCGCGTTCATCTCCACACTGGAAAACCACGAGAT contains these protein-coding regions:
- a CDS encoding ROK family transcriptional regulator, translating into MIGTRPAGQHTVRQHNAALVLGAIADGPGTSRAGLAAATGLTKATVSSVVDRLIAADLVAEGEPERRVGPGRRGTVVSLSPTGPHGLGIEIGVDYLAYCLVDLTGTVRAEEVRYADNRTPRVFQRVSAFLHKARKRADSLGVPVGGVGIAVPGLVESGLVRLAPNLGWRDVDLADRLGETFTVANEANFAALAELWHGSALPDFVHVSGEIGIGAGIVLDRALFEGVRGAGGEIGHLPVAPDGPPCSCGANGCLERMAGQEEILRQAGAGTVDDLISALESQDDAAIGAVTAAAGHLGVGLSTVVNLMDVPAVVLGGIYARLEPWLREPLLAELERRVPSTAWSPVRVIRSALGTGAAVRGAAGSVIRGILADPEHHLTTHWPSDQDARGR
- the xylA gene encoding xylose isomerase — translated: MAQAPTRADKFSFGLWTVGWQANDMFGPASRGPLDPVEAVHRLSDLGAWGVTFHDDDLVPFGSDDAERARHLKRFQGTLAETGLVVPMVTTNLFSHPVFKDGGLTSNDRDVRRYALRKVLRNLDLAAELGASTFVLWGGREGSETDAAKDVRAALDRYREGIDFLAQYVIDQGYGLRLALEPKPNEPRGDILLPTVGHALAFISTLENHEIVGVNPEVGHEQMAGLNIVHGIGQALWQGKLFHIDLNGQRGPRFDQDLVFGHGDVLSSFFLVDLLEHGGYDGPRHFDYKPLRTENMDGVWASAEANMASYLLFAERARAFRADPEVRAALDAALVPELATPTLNEGETAADLLADRSAFEDFDPDKAAERGYGFIRLSQLALEHLTGAR